From Burkholderia pseudomultivorans, the proteins below share one genomic window:
- a CDS encoding acyl-CoA synthetase, with product MTQMFEAGLGRRDANYVPLTPIDFLVRAAEVYGERLAIVHGDVRRTWGETYARARRLASALAAAGVARGETVAAMLPNIPAMVEAHFGVPMAGAVLNTINTRLDIASVLFMLRHGEAKVLIVDTEYAALAHRAALEVPGLKIVSVADAMPADPACFGGATDYEAFLAGGDPDYAWTPPADEWDAIALNYTSGTTGDPKGVVYHHRGAYLAAISNILEWDMPKHAVYLWTLPMFHCNGWCFPWAVAARAGVNVCLRKFDAKTVFDLIRRERITHYCGAPIVQSAIANAPAELRAGIEHKVHAMVAGAAPAPAVIAKMKEIGFDLLHVYGLTEVYGPATVCAKQAHWDELSDDERARLNARQGVRYHLEAGATVLDPDTMTQVPADGETLGEIMFRGNICMKGYLKNPHATDEAFHGGWFHTGDLAVLMPDGYIRIKDRKKDIIISGGENISSIEVEDALYRHPAVAVAAVVAMPDPKWGEVPCAFVELREGASATEAEIVAHCRQLLAGFKVPKVVRFGELPKTSTGKIQKFQLRNAVGSDKAIDLAGDKK from the coding sequence ATGACGCAGATGTTCGAGGCCGGACTCGGCCGCCGCGACGCCAACTACGTACCGCTCACGCCGATCGACTTCCTGGTCCGCGCGGCCGAGGTCTACGGCGAGCGCCTGGCGATCGTGCACGGCGACGTGCGACGCACCTGGGGCGAAACCTATGCGCGTGCGCGCCGCCTCGCGAGCGCGCTGGCCGCCGCGGGCGTCGCGCGCGGCGAGACCGTCGCGGCGATGCTGCCGAACATTCCGGCGATGGTCGAGGCGCACTTCGGCGTGCCGATGGCCGGCGCGGTGCTCAACACGATCAATACGCGGCTCGACATCGCGTCGGTGCTGTTCATGCTGCGTCACGGCGAGGCGAAGGTGCTGATCGTCGACACCGAATATGCGGCGCTCGCGCATCGCGCGGCGCTCGAGGTGCCGGGGCTGAAGATCGTCAGCGTCGCCGACGCGATGCCGGCCGATCCCGCATGCTTCGGCGGCGCGACCGACTACGAGGCGTTTCTCGCCGGCGGCGACCCCGACTACGCGTGGACGCCGCCCGCCGACGAATGGGATGCGATCGCGCTGAACTACACGTCCGGCACGACCGGCGACCCGAAGGGCGTGGTCTACCATCATCGCGGCGCGTATCTCGCGGCGATCAGCAACATCCTCGAATGGGACATGCCGAAGCACGCCGTCTACCTGTGGACGCTGCCGATGTTCCACTGCAACGGCTGGTGCTTTCCGTGGGCCGTCGCCGCGCGCGCGGGCGTGAACGTCTGCCTGCGCAAGTTCGACGCGAAGACGGTGTTCGACCTGATCCGCCGCGAGCGCATCACGCACTACTGCGGCGCGCCGATCGTGCAGAGCGCGATCGCGAACGCGCCGGCCGAGCTGCGCGCGGGCATCGAGCACAAGGTGCATGCGATGGTCGCGGGCGCCGCGCCCGCGCCGGCCGTGATCGCGAAGATGAAGGAGATCGGCTTCGACCTGCTGCACGTGTACGGGCTGACCGAGGTGTACGGGCCGGCGACCGTCTGCGCGAAGCAGGCGCACTGGGACGAGCTGTCCGACGACGAGCGCGCGCGGCTCAATGCGCGGCAGGGCGTGCGCTATCACCTGGAAGCGGGCGCGACGGTGCTCGACCCGGACACGATGACGCAGGTGCCGGCCGACGGCGAGACGCTCGGCGAGATCATGTTCCGCGGCAACATCTGCATGAAGGGCTACCTGAAGAACCCGCATGCGACCGACGAAGCGTTCCACGGCGGCTGGTTCCATACCGGCGATCTCGCGGTGCTGATGCCGGACGGCTATATCCGGATCAAGGATCGCAAGAAGGACATCATCATCTCGGGCGGCGAGAACATTTCGAGCATCGAGGTCGAGGATGCGCTGTACCGGCATCCGGCCGTGGCGGTCGCGGCGGTGGTCGCGATGCCCGATCCGAAGTGGGGCGAGGTGCCGTGCGCGTTCGTCGAGCTGCGCGAGGGCGCGAGCGCGACCGAGGCGGAGATCGTCGCGCATTGCCGGCAGTTGCTCGCGGGCTTCAAGGTGCCGAAGGTCGTGCGCTTCGGCGAACTGCCGAAGACGTCGACCGGCAAGATCCAGAAATTCCAGCTGCGCAACGCGGTCGGATCGGACAAGGCGATCGACCTGGCGGGGGACAAGAAGTAG
- a CDS encoding efflux RND transporter periplasmic adaptor subunit, which produces MEEKHHSAVGIHVDEHGMHLPPRAAVSRRGRIVLIVVGVLLAAGAARTIVVNVLNRGRLDAIAEQNARQYVSVVHPVDAATGGHLTLPGTLRGYVEAPIYARASGYVLRWQADIGAHVKQGQLLAELDTPELNQELAQATAQRQQAQAALALAKTSFDRAQQLRQRDAVSQQELDDRQGAFNQGTANLAAADANMRRLTELKGFQRIVAPIDGIVTQRNVDVGDLVNSGNAGRALFTVVQADRLRLYVQVPQAYAQQVKVGQHVSVAQAELPGQTFDGTITRTAEAIDVATRSLQIEITLPNPDGRLLPGAYVQATLPMTPVGRLQIPASTLLFRAEGPTVASVDANGRIRLKSVTVVRTIGQTLEVDGPLTRNDRLVSNPSDSLANGDQVVVSTPAAKPASAAAGAKS; this is translated from the coding sequence ATGGAAGAGAAACATCACAGCGCCGTCGGCATCCACGTAGACGAACACGGCATGCACCTGCCGCCGCGCGCGGCCGTGTCGCGGCGCGGACGCATCGTGCTGATCGTGGTCGGCGTGCTGCTGGCCGCCGGCGCCGCGCGCACGATCGTCGTCAACGTGCTGAACCGCGGCCGGCTCGACGCGATCGCCGAGCAGAATGCGCGGCAGTACGTGAGCGTCGTGCATCCGGTCGACGCGGCCACCGGCGGCCACCTGACGCTGCCCGGCACGCTGCGCGGCTACGTGGAGGCGCCGATCTACGCGCGCGCGAGCGGCTACGTGCTGCGCTGGCAGGCCGATATCGGCGCGCACGTGAAGCAGGGGCAGCTGCTCGCCGAACTCGACACGCCGGAGCTGAACCAGGAGCTCGCGCAGGCGACCGCGCAGCGCCAGCAGGCGCAGGCGGCGCTCGCGCTCGCGAAGACGTCGTTCGACCGCGCGCAGCAGCTGCGCCAGCGCGATGCCGTGTCGCAGCAGGAACTCGACGACCGCCAAGGCGCGTTCAACCAGGGCACCGCGAATCTCGCCGCGGCCGACGCGAACATGCGCCGGCTCACCGAACTGAAGGGCTTCCAGCGCATCGTCGCGCCGATCGACGGGATCGTCACGCAGCGCAACGTTGACGTCGGCGATCTCGTCAATTCGGGCAACGCGGGCCGCGCGCTGTTTACGGTCGTGCAGGCGGACCGGCTGCGCCTTTACGTGCAGGTGCCGCAGGCCTATGCGCAGCAGGTGAAGGTCGGCCAGCACGTGAGCGTCGCACAGGCCGAGCTGCCGGGCCAGACCTTCGACGGGACGATCACGCGCACGGCCGAGGCGATCGACGTCGCGACGCGCTCGCTGCAGATCGAGATCACGCTGCCGAACCCCGACGGCCGGCTGCTGCCCGGTGCGTACGTGCAGGCGACGCTGCCGATGACGCCGGTCGGCCGCCTGCAGATCCCGGCCAGCACGCTGCTGTTCCGCGCGGAAGGCCCGACGGTCGCAAGCGTCGACGCGAACGGCCGGATTCGCCTGAAATCGGTGACGGTCGTGCGCACGATCGGGCAGACGCTCGAAGTCGACGGCCCGCTCACGCGGAACGACCGCCTCGTGTCGAATCCGAGCGACTCGCTCGCGAACGGCGACCAGGTCGTCGTGTCGACGCCGGCCGCGAAACCGGCGTCCGCCGCCGCGGGAGCGAAGTCGTGA
- a CDS encoding Crp/Fnr family transcriptional regulator yields MHDDIAAPPDTARPAPDLPTEAGLLPPPSMLFGQCAWFRALAPEHQALVLAQSRVEVREAGDVIAHRLAPSEYWIGVHRGLLKLAIFNASGRGCTFSGVPSGGWFGEGSVIKREPRKYEVVAIQRSTVLFVPADTFHALLDTSLPFTRFVIHQLNNRMGEFIASIQNSRLLDVDARVAQALAQLFNPDLYPDTGPSLAISQEELGMLVGVSRQRINQALQQLEKRGVLRLAYNQIEVVDLAALAQVGMEQI; encoded by the coding sequence ATGCACGACGACATCGCCGCCCCGCCCGACACCGCGCGTCCCGCGCCCGACCTGCCGACCGAAGCGGGCCTGCTGCCGCCGCCGTCCATGCTGTTCGGCCAGTGCGCATGGTTCCGCGCGCTCGCGCCCGAACACCAGGCGCTGGTGCTCGCGCAGTCGCGCGTCGAGGTGCGCGAGGCCGGCGACGTGATCGCGCACCGGCTCGCGCCGTCCGAATACTGGATCGGCGTGCATCGCGGGCTGCTGAAGCTGGCGATCTTCAATGCGTCCGGGCGCGGCTGCACGTTTTCCGGCGTGCCGTCCGGCGGCTGGTTCGGCGAAGGCAGCGTGATCAAGCGCGAACCGCGCAAGTACGAGGTCGTCGCGATCCAGCGCTCGACCGTGCTGTTCGTGCCGGCCGACACGTTCCATGCGCTGCTCGACACCAGCCTGCCGTTCACGCGCTTCGTGATCCATCAGCTCAACAACCGGATGGGCGAATTCATCGCGTCGATTCAGAACAGCCGGCTGCTCGACGTCGATGCGCGCGTCGCGCAGGCGCTCGCGCAACTGTTCAACCCCGACCTGTATCCGGACACCGGCCCGTCGCTCGCGATCTCGCAGGAAGAGCTCGGCATGCTCGTCGGCGTGTCGCGGCAGCGGATCAACCAGGCGCTGCAGCAGCTCGAGAAGCGCGGCGTGCTGCGGCTCGCGTACAACCAGATCGAGGTCGTCGACCTGGCAGCCCTCGCGCAGGTCGGCATGGAACAGATCTGA
- a CDS encoding efflux RND transporter permease subunit, which produces MWIVNLALRRPYTFIVMAIMIVLATPLALMRTPVDVLPSINIPVVSVIWSYNGFSAKEMSDRITSVHERSLTTTVNNIQHIESTSLPGIAVVKVYLQPGANVQTAIAQTVASAQAIVRQMPQGATPPLVITYSASSIPVIQLGLSSKTLSEQSLGDIALNFLRPQLITIPGAQIPFPYGGRTRVVAIDIDPQALRAKGLTPADIVNAVNVQNLILPTGTAKMGQTEYRIDTNASADTIADITHLPIRTVNGATTYLGEVASVRDGFSPQTNVVRQNGQRGVLVSILKSGDASTLRVVSDLKALLPKVIPTLPEGLTITPLFDQSVFVDAAVQGVIHEALIAAVLTAMMILLFLGNWRSTLIIAISIPLSIFTSLIVLSALGETINIMTLGGLALAVGILVDDATVTIENIERHLHLGTNLHDAILEGAGEIAVPAFVSTLCICIVFVPMFFLTGVARYLFVPLAEAVVFAMLASYVLSRTLVPTLAMLLFRPQQAHTGPDHATGRFARAHHAFNNAFERLRAWYIVLLSILLVRRRFYATCFLAFCVLSTGLVFVLGRDFFPNADSGNIRLHMRAPTGYRIEETARLADQVERVVREIVPPDELGTIVDNLGLPVSGINLSYSNAGTVGTLDGEILIALKPGHRDTQHYVQALRAQLPERFPGIEFFFQPSDIITQILNFGQPAAIDVQVLGNDLASNMAIASSLMKKIRQIPGAVDAHVLQRNDEPTLLADMDRTRMQQLNLSAQNVAQNMLISLSGSAQTTPSFWINPKTGVQYPLQIQTPQYDIASVDDLLGTPVSASGAAGTPLQLLGNLVQVRSTENPAIVTHYNIRPAIDLYVSVEGRDLGSVAGEIDRIVSDARATLPRGTDLTMRGQVETMRTSYVGLGAGVAMAIVLVYLLIVVNFQSWLDPLIIISAMPAALAGIAWMLFITGTHLSVPALTGAIMTVGVATANSILVVSFARQRLAAGAPPLTAALEAGATRIRPVLMTALAMIIGMVPMALGLGEGAEQNAPLGRAVIGGLLFATVSTLLFVPLVFGGVHSRLARRRERRAAGH; this is translated from the coding sequence ATGTGGATCGTCAATCTCGCGCTCAGGCGCCCCTACACGTTCATCGTGATGGCCATCATGATCGTGCTGGCCACGCCGCTGGCGCTGATGCGCACGCCCGTCGACGTGCTGCCGTCGATCAACATCCCGGTCGTCAGCGTGATCTGGTCGTACAACGGCTTCTCGGCGAAGGAGATGAGCGACCGCATCACGTCTGTGCATGAACGCTCGCTGACGACGACCGTCAACAACATCCAGCACATCGAGTCGACCTCGCTGCCCGGCATCGCGGTCGTGAAGGTCTATCTGCAGCCGGGCGCGAACGTGCAGACGGCGATCGCGCAGACCGTCGCATCCGCGCAGGCGATCGTGCGGCAGATGCCGCAGGGCGCGACGCCGCCGCTCGTGATCACGTACTCGGCGTCGAGCATCCCGGTGATCCAGCTCGGCCTGTCGAGCAAGACGCTCAGCGAGCAGTCGCTCGGCGACATCGCGCTGAACTTCCTGCGCCCGCAGCTGATCACGATCCCGGGCGCGCAGATCCCGTTCCCGTACGGCGGCCGCACGCGCGTCGTCGCGATCGACATCGATCCGCAGGCGCTGCGCGCGAAAGGCCTGACGCCGGCCGACATCGTCAACGCGGTCAACGTGCAGAACCTGATCCTGCCGACCGGCACCGCGAAGATGGGGCAGACCGAATACCGGATCGACACCAACGCGTCGGCCGACACGATCGCCGACATCACGCACCTGCCGATCCGCACCGTCAACGGCGCGACGACCTATCTCGGCGAAGTCGCGTCGGTGCGCGACGGCTTCTCGCCGCAGACCAACGTGGTGCGCCAGAACGGCCAGCGCGGCGTGCTGGTGTCGATCCTGAAGAGCGGCGACGCCTCGACGCTGCGCGTCGTGTCGGACCTGAAGGCGCTGCTGCCGAAGGTGATCCCGACGCTGCCCGAAGGGCTCACGATCACGCCGCTGTTCGACCAGTCGGTATTCGTCGACGCCGCCGTGCAGGGCGTGATCCACGAAGCGCTGATCGCGGCCGTGCTGACCGCGATGATGATCCTGCTGTTTCTCGGCAACTGGCGCAGCACGCTGATCATCGCGATCTCGATTCCGCTGTCGATCTTCACGTCGCTGATCGTGCTCTCGGCGCTCGGCGAAACCATCAACATCATGACGCTCGGCGGGCTCGCGCTGGCGGTCGGGATTCTCGTCGACGATGCGACCGTGACGATCGAGAACATCGAGCGCCACCTGCACCTCGGCACCAACCTGCACGACGCGATCCTCGAAGGCGCGGGCGAGATCGCGGTGCCTGCGTTCGTGTCGACGCTGTGCATCTGCATCGTGTTCGTGCCGATGTTCTTCCTGACGGGCGTCGCGCGCTACCTGTTCGTGCCGCTCGCCGAAGCGGTCGTGTTCGCGATGCTCGCGTCCTACGTGCTGTCGCGCACGCTCGTGCCGACGCTCGCGATGCTGCTGTTCCGCCCGCAGCAGGCCCACACCGGGCCCGACCATGCGACGGGACGCTTCGCACGTGCGCATCACGCGTTCAACAACGCGTTCGAACGGCTGCGCGCGTGGTACATCGTGCTGCTCAGCATCCTGCTGGTGCGCCGCCGCTTCTACGCGACGTGCTTCCTCGCCTTCTGCGTGCTGTCGACGGGCCTCGTGTTCGTGCTCGGCCGCGACTTCTTCCCGAATGCGGACTCCGGCAACATCCGGCTGCACATGCGTGCGCCAACCGGCTACCGGATCGAGGAGACCGCGCGCCTCGCCGACCAGGTCGAGCGCGTGGTGCGCGAAATCGTGCCGCCCGACGAACTCGGCACGATCGTCGACAACCTCGGCCTGCCGGTGAGCGGCATCAACCTGTCGTACAGCAACGCGGGCACGGTCGGCACGCTCGACGGCGAGATCCTGATCGCGCTGAAGCCCGGCCACCGCGACACGCAGCACTACGTGCAGGCGCTGCGCGCGCAGCTGCCCGAGCGCTTCCCCGGCATCGAGTTCTTCTTCCAGCCGTCGGACATCATCACGCAGATCCTCAACTTCGGCCAGCCGGCCGCGATCGACGTGCAGGTGCTCGGCAACGATCTCGCGAGTAACATGGCAATCGCGAGCAGCCTGATGAAAAAGATCAGGCAAATCCCCGGCGCCGTCGACGCGCACGTCCTGCAGCGCAACGACGAGCCGACCCTGCTGGCCGACATGGATCGTACGCGCATGCAGCAGCTCAACCTGTCCGCACAGAACGTCGCGCAGAACATGCTGATCTCGCTGTCCGGCAGTGCGCAGACCACGCCGTCGTTCTGGATCAACCCGAAGACGGGCGTCCAGTACCCGCTGCAGATCCAGACCCCGCAATACGACATCGCGTCGGTCGACGACCTGCTCGGCACGCCCGTGTCGGCGAGCGGCGCGGCGGGCACGCCGCTCCAGCTGCTCGGCAACCTCGTGCAGGTGCGCAGCACCGAGAATCCGGCGATCGTCACGCACTACAACATCCGCCCGGCGATCGACCTGTACGTGAGCGTCGAGGGCCGCGACCTCGGATCGGTTGCCGGCGAGATCGACCGCATCGTGTCCGACGCGCGCGCGACGCTGCCGCGCGGCACCGACCTGACGATGCGCGGCCAGGTCGAGACGATGCGCACGTCGTACGTCGGCCTCGGCGCGGGCGTGGCGATGGCGATCGTGCTGGTCTACCTGCTGATCGTCGTCAATTTCCAGTCGTGGCTCGACCCGCTGATCATCATCAGTGCGATGCCGGCCGCGCTCGCCGGCATCGCGTGGATGCTGTTCATCACCGGCACGCACCTGAGCGTGCCGGCGCTGACGGGCGCGATCATGACGGTCGGCGTCGCGACCGCCAACAGCATCCTCGTCGTGTCGTTCGCACGGCAGCGTCTCGCGGCCGGCGCGCCGCCGCTCACCGCCGCGCTCGAGGCCGGCGCGACGCGGATCCGGCCGGTGCTGATGACGGCGCTCGCGATGATCATCGGCATGGTGCCGATGGCGCTCGGCCTCGGCGAAGGCGCCGAGCAGAACGCGCCGCTCGGCCGCGCGGTGATCGGCGGGCTGCTGTTCGCGACCGTCTCGACGCTGCTGTTCGTGCCGCTCGTATTCGGCGGCGTGCATTCGCGGCTGGCCCGCCGGCGCGAGCGCCGCGCCGCCGGACACTGA
- a CDS encoding efflux transporter outer membrane subunit — MHARLRPAALAALVTAAAALAGCTVGPDYRRPEVDTPAAWRLDPADAYWHPAAPARAPLDPAWWTAFGDPQLDALEADALRNNQSLKVVAARYDQAKATLASVASAQYPAVGLNASGQRFKISADRPQTNYAVQSQSTVQNDIQVGASVSYELDLFGRVRRNVESAQASSEQARDDFANARLVLSADLASSYFSLRELDTEIDVVKRSIELQQKALDYVTSRHDLGAVSGLDLLQQRAQLDATRTQAQLLIQQRAQVETAIATLVGTPAPAFSLPPRVVPINAPALPTGLPSDLLQRRPDVASAERAMAAANAQIGVARAAYFPRIALSPDIGWDATRFSGLFTVPALLWSVGASVSQPLFEGGKLKAGVDFAQAGYVAAQANYRQTVLTAFQEVQNAVTGLSVLAEAAQQASAAVDDARKLVSLAQDRYAGGLTPFIDVLTAEQQLLTSERQAVQIQGQRAALVVFLAKALGGGWDGHATDGAAPSEVAAAGPQPASGVSP; from the coding sequence ATGCACGCGCGCCTGCGCCCCGCCGCGCTCGCCGCGCTCGTGACGGCCGCGGCCGCCCTCGCCGGCTGCACGGTCGGCCCCGACTACCGGCGTCCCGAGGTCGACACGCCGGCCGCGTGGCGGCTCGATCCGGCCGACGCGTACTGGCACCCGGCCGCGCCGGCCCGCGCGCCGCTCGATCCGGCGTGGTGGACCGCGTTCGGCGATCCGCAGCTCGACGCGCTGGAGGCCGACGCGCTGCGCAACAACCAGAGCCTGAAGGTCGTCGCGGCGCGCTACGACCAGGCGAAGGCGACGCTCGCGTCGGTCGCGTCCGCGCAATACCCGGCCGTCGGGCTCAACGCGAGCGGCCAGCGCTTCAAGATCTCGGCCGACCGGCCGCAGACCAACTACGCGGTGCAGAGCCAGTCGACCGTGCAGAACGACATCCAGGTCGGCGCGAGCGTCAGCTACGAGCTCGACCTGTTCGGCCGCGTGCGGCGCAACGTCGAATCCGCGCAGGCGAGCAGCGAACAGGCGCGCGACGATTTCGCGAACGCGCGCCTCGTGCTGAGCGCCGATCTCGCGTCGAGCTATTTCTCGCTGCGCGAGCTCGACACCGAGATCGACGTCGTCAAGCGCTCGATCGAGCTGCAGCAAAAGGCGCTCGACTACGTGACGTCGCGCCACGACCTCGGCGCAGTGTCGGGCCTCGACCTGCTGCAGCAGCGCGCGCAGCTCGATGCGACGCGCACGCAGGCGCAACTGCTGATCCAGCAGCGCGCCCAGGTCGAGACCGCGATCGCGACGCTGGTCGGCACGCCGGCGCCCGCGTTCTCGCTGCCGCCGCGCGTGGTGCCGATCAACGCGCCCGCGCTGCCGACCGGCCTGCCGAGCGACCTGCTGCAGCGGCGGCCCGACGTCGCGTCGGCCGAGCGCGCGATGGCCGCCGCCAACGCGCAGATCGGCGTCGCGCGCGCCGCGTATTTCCCGCGCATCGCGCTGTCGCCCGACATCGGCTGGGACGCGACGCGCTTCTCGGGCCTGTTTACGGTGCCGGCGCTGCTGTGGTCGGTCGGCGCGTCGGTCAGCCAGCCGCTGTTCGAGGGCGGCAAGCTGAAGGCCGGCGTCGATTTCGCGCAGGCCGGCTATGTCGCCGCGCAGGCGAACTACCGGCAGACCGTACTCACCGCGTTCCAGGAGGTGCAAAATGCGGTGACGGGCCTGTCGGTGCTGGCCGAAGCCGCGCAGCAGGCGTCCGCCGCCGTCGACGACGCGCGCAAGCTCGTGTCGCTCGCGCAGGATCGCTATGCGGGCGGGCTGACGCCGTTCATCGACGTGCTGACGGCCGAACAGCAGTTGCTGACGAGCGAGCGGCAGGCCGTGCAGATCCAGGGCCAGCGCGCGGCGCTCGTCGTGTTTCTCGCGAAGGCGCTCGGCGGCGGATGGGACGGCCACGCGACGGACGGCGCCGCGCCGTCCGAAGTCGCGGCGGCGGGCCCGCAGCCTGCCTCGGGCGTCAGTCCCTGA
- a CDS encoding heavy metal response regulator transcription factor, whose product MKVLIVEDEPKVVEYLKSGLTEEGWVVDTALDGEDGAWKAVEFDYDVVVLDVMLPKLDGFGVLRALRAQKQTPVIMLTARDRVDDRVRGLRGGADDYLTKPFSFLELIERLRALTRRARVQESTLISIGDLRVDLIGRRATRDGTRLDLTAQEFQLLGVLARRSGEVLSKTTIAELVWDVNFDSNANVVETAIKRLRAKLDGPFADKLLHTIRGMGYVLEAREDGDTERRA is encoded by the coding sequence ATGAAAGTGCTGATCGTCGAAGACGAACCGAAGGTCGTCGAATACCTGAAGAGCGGCCTGACCGAGGAAGGCTGGGTCGTCGATACCGCGCTGGACGGCGAGGACGGCGCGTGGAAGGCCGTCGAATTCGACTACGACGTGGTCGTGCTCGACGTGATGCTGCCGAAGCTCGACGGCTTCGGCGTGCTGCGCGCGCTGCGCGCACAGAAGCAGACGCCCGTCATCATGCTGACCGCGCGCGACCGCGTCGACGACCGCGTGCGCGGGTTGCGCGGCGGCGCCGACGACTACCTGACCAAGCCCTTTTCGTTCCTCGAGCTGATCGAGCGGCTGCGCGCGCTGACGCGCCGCGCACGCGTGCAGGAATCGACGCTGATCTCGATCGGCGACCTGCGCGTCGACCTGATCGGCCGCCGCGCGACGCGCGACGGCACGCGCCTCGACCTGACCGCGCAGGAATTCCAGCTGCTCGGCGTGCTCGCGCGGCGCAGCGGCGAGGTGCTGTCGAAGACGACGATCGCCGAGCTGGTGTGGGACGTGAACTTCGACAGCAATGCGAACGTCGTCGAGACCGCGATCAAGCGGTTGCGCGCGAAGCTCGACGGTCCGTTCGCGGACAAGCTGCTGCACACGATCCGCGGCATGGGCTACGTGCTCGAGGCGCGCGAGGACGGCGACACCGAGAGGCGCGCATGA
- the kch gene encoding voltage-gated potassium channel protein, translating to MKHVTTRLRRLFAPIGLHWYLAVLLALDALMVLRPVVAHARLGLHHAWLADALNLVDNAGLVVLPQIVIAAGLATMAVGIVLRARVAWVLSILLLVAAAALSVLGGYRSHAVFVYTAVLAVALIYYWRHFDRASITASSLFALLSIASLLIYATFGVLYLGDEFTPPIHDLATAVYFSIVSMSTVGYGDIVPHSPTARLFTASVIVLGITVFATSISAVVGPVIGGNLKRIVKGGLSNVIRKHHFLIVGGTPVAHVVHDGLRKRGYAVTVIVPAGVEHSYPAATDLVVGDPTDHAVLEGAGATTARAVLALRSDDAENAFIILAIRELAPSVRTVALVNQQRNLERLRLLKPDMVFSPQQLAGELLASTLNDEPVDKSVISHLLFGTADAA from the coding sequence ATGAAGCACGTCACTACGCGCCTGCGGCGGCTGTTCGCGCCGATCGGCCTTCACTGGTATCTCGCCGTTCTGCTCGCGCTCGATGCGCTGATGGTGCTGCGGCCCGTCGTCGCGCACGCGCGGCTCGGCCTGCATCACGCATGGCTCGCCGATGCGCTGAACCTGGTCGACAACGCGGGCCTCGTCGTACTGCCGCAGATCGTGATCGCGGCCGGCCTCGCGACGATGGCCGTCGGCATCGTGCTGCGCGCCCGCGTCGCGTGGGTGCTGTCGATCCTGCTGCTGGTCGCCGCGGCCGCGCTCAGCGTGCTGGGCGGCTACCGCAGCCACGCGGTATTCGTCTATACGGCCGTGCTGGCCGTCGCGCTGATCTATTACTGGCGGCACTTCGATCGCGCCAGCATCACCGCGAGCAGCCTGTTCGCGCTGCTCAGCATCGCGTCGCTGCTGATCTACGCGACCTTCGGCGTGCTGTATCTCGGCGACGAATTCACGCCGCCGATCCACGATCTCGCCACCGCCGTCTATTTCTCGATCGTGTCGATGTCGACGGTCGGCTACGGCGACATCGTCCCGCATTCGCCGACCGCGCGCCTGTTCACCGCGTCGGTGATCGTGCTCGGCATCACCGTGTTCGCGACGTCGATCAGCGCGGTCGTCGGCCCGGTGATCGGCGGCAATCTCAAACGGATCGTCAAGGGAGGCCTTTCGAACGTGATCCGCAAGCATCATTTCCTGATCGTCGGCGGCACGCCCGTCGCGCACGTGGTCCACGACGGGCTGCGCAAGCGCGGCTATGCCGTCACGGTGATCGTGCCGGCCGGCGTCGAACACAGCTATCCGGCCGCGACCGATCTGGTCGTCGGCGACCCGACCGACCACGCGGTGCTGGAAGGCGCCGGCGCGACGACGGCGCGCGCCGTGCTCGCGCTGCGCTCCGACGATGCCGAGAACGCGTTCATCATCCTCGCGATCCGCGAGCTCGCGCCGTCGGTGCGCACGGTCGCGCTCGTCAACCAGCAGCGCAACCTCGAACGGCTGCGCCTGCTGAAACCCGACATGGTGTTCTCGCCGCAGCAGCTCGCGGGCGAACTGCTGGCGAGCACGCTCAACGACGAACCGGTCGACAAGTCGGTGATCTCGCACCTGCTGTTCGGCACGGCCGACGCGGCTTGA